A single window of Drosophila suzukii chromosome 3, CBGP_Dsuzu_IsoJpt1.0, whole genome shotgun sequence DNA harbors:
- the frm gene encoding collagen alpha-1(I) chain isoform X4: MARAALCMAVACILMQCVYSAKFDEQNRRLILDIDDQKTTNRQYYSSNIDTNAYRYGYDVGKTGNFHHETRGPDGVTYGCYGLIDPYHLLRATHYVADAHGYRTVEPEKPVETFPPHLFNETDGKPSLPGILLQWEELYFPIGCGKFANGAQHGVPFFLEDFKNKAGSNDAIPSFSANTIVIKGSDQKSLPIHKPTGPLVPQGTGIFGTDKGHSDLSHPGDQAPSFHSVNTLLPGSNNDGQYVPDSNPYVHVIGPNGGNGGNGGSGSGGGFGGNGGFGGAGGFGPNGPGGPNGPGGPNGPNGPKGPNGPNGPPGPPGGLGPVGAGGGASGKPVYQDGDRTGTGSGSGIGSGDRYTTGDRYKTGNGGGVGSGDRYTTGNGGGVGSGDRYSTGNGGGVGSGDRYSTGNGGGVGSGDRYTTGNGGGVGSGDRYTTGNGGGVGTGDRYTTGNGGRYTTGNGGGVGGDRTGTGSGFGISAGQYRPDNEGTYTSTYTQTETGFPGAIPYHPDNGKYNDNSGRYNGINDGRYYHDDSGKYVHVEGPTGPPAPPYVHIVGPEGGYGGNGGKGDGGGVGPGGPGGPKGPGGPKGPNGPNGPPGPPGPPGPPGPPGPKGPTKPGPFGPPGPPGPPGPTRPGPYGPPGPPGPTRPGPPGPPGPTRPGPPGPPGPTRPGPPGPSPNDPRYSDKETPGYLPPQQPAKAKGPGYHY, encoded by the exons GCCGTCGCTTGCATCTTGATGCAATGCGTCTACTCTGCAAAGTTCGATGAACAGAACCGTCGTCTTATTCTCGATATTGACGACCAAAAGACAACGAACCGTCAATACTATTCGTCAAACATTGACACAA ATGCCTATCGATATGGCTACGATGTCGGCAAGACCGGCAACTTCCATCACGAGACCCGTGGTCCCGATGGGGTTACCTACGGCTGCTACGGCCtgatcgatccctatcacctGCTCCGGGCAACACACTATGTGGCCGATGCCCATGGTTACCGCACCGTGGAGCCGGAGAAGCCGGTGGAGACCTTCCCGCCTCATCTGTTCAACGAGACCGACGGTAAACCCTCGCTGCCGGGCATCCTGCTGCAGTGGGAGGAactgtacttccccattgggTGTGGAAAGTTTGCGAATGGCGCCCAACACGGGGTGCCATTCTTCCTCGAAGAC TTCAAAAACAAGGCCGGTAGCAACGATGCGATACCATCGTTCTCGGCCAACACAATTGTGATCAAGGGCTCCGACCAGAAGAGTCTGCCCATCCACAAGCCCACCGGTCCGCTGGTGCCCCAGGGTACGGGGATCTTTGGCACGGACAAGGGTCATTCGGATCTCAGCCATCCCGGCGATCAGGCGCCGTCCTTCCATTCGGTGAACACCCTGCTACCGGGCAGCAATA ATGATGGCCAGTACGTGCCTGATAGTAATCCCTATGTGCATGTGATTGGACCCAATGGAGGAAATGGAGGCAATGGAGGCAGCGGCTCTGGCGGCGGTTTCGGTGGAAATGGAGGATTTGGAGGCGCTGGCGGTTTCGGACCCAACGGGCCAGGCGGTCCCAACGGGCCAGGTGGTCCCAATGGACCCAATGGACCCAAGGGACCAAATGGACCGAACGGACCTCCGGGACCACCCGGCGGTTTGGGTCCGGTCGGCGCGGGAGGAGGAGCCTCAGGAAAACCGGTCTATCAGGATGGCGATCGCACTGGCACAGGCAGCGGTTCCGGAATTGGTTCCGGTGATCGTTACACAACCGGTGATCGTTACAAAACCGGAAACGGTGGCGGTGTCGGTTCCGGCGATCGTTACACAACCGGAAACGGTGGCGGTGTCGGTTCCGGCGATCGTTACTCAACCGGAAACGGTGGCGGTGTCGGTTCCGGCGATCGTTACTCAACCGGAAACGGTGGCGGTGTCGGTTCCGGTGATCGTTACACCACCGGAAACGGTGGCGGTGTCGGTTCCGGTGATCGTTACACCACCGGAAACGGTGGCGGTGTCGGAACCGGTGATCGTTACACCACCGGAAATGGTGGTCGCTATACCACCGGAAATGGTGGCGGCGTCGGTGGCGATCGCACCGGAACCGGAAGCGGTTTCGGAATCAGTGCCGGTCAGTATCGTCCGGATAACGAGGGAACCTACACGAGCACCTACACGCAGACAGAGACCGGTTTTCCTGGGGCCATTCCATATCATCCAG ATAACGGTAAATATAACGACAACAGCGGACGCTATAACG GTATTAACGATGGTCGGTATTATCACGATGATTCGGGCAAATATGTTCACGTTGAAGGCCCCACTGGACCACCGGCACCCCCATATGTCCATATTGTTGGACCCGAAGGCGGATACGGCGGCAATGGCGGCAAAGGAGACGGCGGCGGCGTAGGCCCCGGCGGCCCAGGCGGACCTAAGGGACCTGGCG GCCCCAAGGGACCCAATGGACCTAACGGACCTCCCGGTCCTCCCGGCCCACCCGGACCACCTG GACCTCCCGGACCCAAGGGACCTACTAAGCCCGGACCTTTCGGACCTCCGGGACCACCCG GCCCACCTGGACCAACCCGTCCTGGACCTTATGGACCTCCCGGCCCACCCGGCCCCACTCGTCCCGGACCCCCCGGCCCACCCGGTCCCACTCGTCCCGGACCTCCCGGACCACCCGGCCCCACTCGTCCCGGCCCACCAG GACCTTCTCCCAACGATCCCCGTTACTCGGACAAGGAAACGCCCGGCTACCTGCCACCTCAGCAACCGG CCAAAGCCAAAGGTCCCGGCTATCATTATTGA
- the frm gene encoding collagen alpha-1(I) chain isoform X2 produces MARAALCMAVACILMQCVYSAKFDEQNRRLILDIDDQKTTNRQYYSSNIDTNAYRYGYDVGKTGNFHHETRGPDGVTYGCYGLIDPYHLLRATHYVADAHGYRTVEPEKPVETFPPHLFNETDGKPSLPGILLQWEELYFPIGCGKFANGAQHGVPFFLEDFKNKAGSNDAIPSFSANTIVIKGSDQKSLPIHKPTGPLVPQGTGIFGTDKGHSDLSHPGDQAPSFHSVNTLLPGSNNDGQYVPDSNPYVHVIGPNGGNGGNGGSGSGGGFGGNGGFGGAGGFGPNGPGGPNGPGGPNGPNGPKGPNGPNGPPGPPGGLGPVGAGGGASGKPVYQDGDRTGTGSGSGIGSGDRYTTGDRYKTGNGGGVGSGDRYTTGNGGGVGSGDRYSTGNGGGVGSGDRYSTGNGGGVGSGDRYTTGNGGGVGSGDRYTTGNGGGVGTGDRYTTGNGGRYTTGNGGGVGGDRTGTGSGFGISAGQYRPDNEGTYTSTYTQTETGFPGAIPYHPDNGKYNDNSGRYNGINDGRYYHDDSGKYVHVEGPTGPPAPPYVHIVGPEGGYGGNGGKGDGGGVGPGGPGGPKGPGGPKGPNGPNGPPGPPGPPGPPGPPGPKGPTKPGPFGPPGPPGPPGPTRPGPYGPPGPPGPTRPGPPGPPGPTRPGPPGPPGPTRPGPPGPSPNDPRYSDKETPGYLPPQQPGKISKPPPSYSQVIEIEPPKSVFKPNYEHNNDYVIKKVTVTTKPPLTYIPPSFPITPKPYAPVPAPVPQPQPQPPSQKITTTIVQPKPKVPAIIIEKDKPHKSVTTPPVTTAISPVFVTPIRRTHRKAPLPQPQAPPPPRTPIPIPPPLTLTNNFPASMDKQTSAA; encoded by the exons GCCGTCGCTTGCATCTTGATGCAATGCGTCTACTCTGCAAAGTTCGATGAACAGAACCGTCGTCTTATTCTCGATATTGACGACCAAAAGACAACGAACCGTCAATACTATTCGTCAAACATTGACACAA ATGCCTATCGATATGGCTACGATGTCGGCAAGACCGGCAACTTCCATCACGAGACCCGTGGTCCCGATGGGGTTACCTACGGCTGCTACGGCCtgatcgatccctatcacctGCTCCGGGCAACACACTATGTGGCCGATGCCCATGGTTACCGCACCGTGGAGCCGGAGAAGCCGGTGGAGACCTTCCCGCCTCATCTGTTCAACGAGACCGACGGTAAACCCTCGCTGCCGGGCATCCTGCTGCAGTGGGAGGAactgtacttccccattgggTGTGGAAAGTTTGCGAATGGCGCCCAACACGGGGTGCCATTCTTCCTCGAAGAC TTCAAAAACAAGGCCGGTAGCAACGATGCGATACCATCGTTCTCGGCCAACACAATTGTGATCAAGGGCTCCGACCAGAAGAGTCTGCCCATCCACAAGCCCACCGGTCCGCTGGTGCCCCAGGGTACGGGGATCTTTGGCACGGACAAGGGTCATTCGGATCTCAGCCATCCCGGCGATCAGGCGCCGTCCTTCCATTCGGTGAACACCCTGCTACCGGGCAGCAATA ATGATGGCCAGTACGTGCCTGATAGTAATCCCTATGTGCATGTGATTGGACCCAATGGAGGAAATGGAGGCAATGGAGGCAGCGGCTCTGGCGGCGGTTTCGGTGGAAATGGAGGATTTGGAGGCGCTGGCGGTTTCGGACCCAACGGGCCAGGCGGTCCCAACGGGCCAGGTGGTCCCAATGGACCCAATGGACCCAAGGGACCAAATGGACCGAACGGACCTCCGGGACCACCCGGCGGTTTGGGTCCGGTCGGCGCGGGAGGAGGAGCCTCAGGAAAACCGGTCTATCAGGATGGCGATCGCACTGGCACAGGCAGCGGTTCCGGAATTGGTTCCGGTGATCGTTACACAACCGGTGATCGTTACAAAACCGGAAACGGTGGCGGTGTCGGTTCCGGCGATCGTTACACAACCGGAAACGGTGGCGGTGTCGGTTCCGGCGATCGTTACTCAACCGGAAACGGTGGCGGTGTCGGTTCCGGCGATCGTTACTCAACCGGAAACGGTGGCGGTGTCGGTTCCGGTGATCGTTACACCACCGGAAACGGTGGCGGTGTCGGTTCCGGTGATCGTTACACCACCGGAAACGGTGGCGGTGTCGGAACCGGTGATCGTTACACCACCGGAAATGGTGGTCGCTATACCACCGGAAATGGTGGCGGCGTCGGTGGCGATCGCACCGGAACCGGAAGCGGTTTCGGAATCAGTGCCGGTCAGTATCGTCCGGATAACGAGGGAACCTACACGAGCACCTACACGCAGACAGAGACCGGTTTTCCTGGGGCCATTCCATATCATCCAG ATAACGGTAAATATAACGACAACAGCGGACGCTATAACG GTATTAACGATGGTCGGTATTATCACGATGATTCGGGCAAATATGTTCACGTTGAAGGCCCCACTGGACCACCGGCACCCCCATATGTCCATATTGTTGGACCCGAAGGCGGATACGGCGGCAATGGCGGCAAAGGAGACGGCGGCGGCGTAGGCCCCGGCGGCCCAGGCGGACCTAAGGGACCTGGCG GCCCCAAGGGACCCAATGGACCTAACGGACCTCCCGGTCCTCCCGGCCCACCCGGACCACCTG GACCTCCCGGACCCAAGGGACCTACTAAGCCCGGACCTTTCGGACCTCCGGGACCACCCG GCCCACCTGGACCAACCCGTCCTGGACCTTATGGACCTCCCGGCCCACCCGGCCCCACTCGTCCCGGACCCCCCGGCCCACCCGGTCCCACTCGTCCCGGACCTCCCGGACCACCCGGCCCCACTCGTCCCGGCCCACCAG GACCTTCTCCCAACGATCCCCGTTACTCGGACAAGGAAACGCCCGGCTACCTGCCACCTCAGCAACCGGGTAAAATCTCCAAACCACCTCCATCCTACTCACAAGTCATTGAAATTGAACcaccaaaatcagtttttaaGCCGAATTACGAACACAacaatgattatgttattaagAAAGTAACCGTAACGACAAAGCCACCACTAACCTATATTCCACCTTCTTTCCCAATCACTCCGAAACCCTATGCTCCCGTTCCCGCTCCTGTTCCTCAACCTCAACCACAACCGCCATCCCAAAAAATAACGACGACGATCGTACAGCCAAAGCCAAAGGTCCCGGCTATCATTATTGAGAAGGATAAGCCACATAAGAGCGTTACGACACCGCCAGTGACAACGG CGATCAGTCCTGTGTTTGTAACGCCGATAAGACGCACTCATCGAAAAGCACCCTTACCTCAACCAcaagcaccaccaccaccacgaACTCCTATCCCAATCCCGCCTCCGTTGACTTTAACAAACAATTTTCCGGCTTCAATGGACAAGCAAACTTCGGCAGCATAA
- the frm gene encoding uncharacterized protein frm isoform X1: MARAALCMAVACILMQCVYSAKFDEQNRRLILDIDDQKTTNRQYYSSNIDTNAYRYGYDVGKTGNFHHETRGPDGVTYGCYGLIDPYHLLRATHYVADAHGYRTVEPEKPVETFPPHLFNETDGKPSLPGILLQWEELYFPIGCGKFANGAQHGVPFFLEDFKNKAGSNDAIPSFSANTIVIKGSDQKSLPIHKPTGPLVPQGTGIFGTDKGHSDLSHPGDQAPSFHSVNTLLPGSNNDGQYVPDSNPYVHVIGPNGGNGGNGGSGSGGGFGGNGGFGGAGGFGPNGPGGPNGPGGPNGPNGPKGPNGPNGPPGPPGGLGPVGAGGGASGKPVYQDGDRTGTGSGSGIGSGDRYTTGDRYKTGNGGGVGSGDRYTTGNGGGVGSGDRYSTGNGGGVGSGDRYSTGNGGGVGSGDRYTTGNGGGVGSGDRYTTGNGGGVGTGDRYTTGNGGRYTTGNGGGVGGDRTGTGSGFGISAGQYRPDNEGTYTSTYTQTETGFPGAIPYHPDNGKYNDNSGRYNGINDGRYYHDDSGKYVHVEGPTGPPAPPYVHIVGPEGGYGGNGGKGDGGGVGPGGPGGPKGPGGPKGPNGPNGPPGPPGPPGPPGPPGPKGPTKPGPFGPPGPPGPPGPTRPGPYGPPGPPGPTRPGPPGPPGPTRPGPPGPPGPTRPGPPGPSPNDPRYSDKETPGYLPPQQPGKISKPPPSYSQVIEIEPPKSVFKPNYEHNNDYVIKKVTVTTKPPLTYIPPSFPITPKPYAPVPAPVPQPQPQPPSQKITTTIVQPKPKVPAIIIEKDKPHKSVTTPPVTTGNIENHTYLPPPPPTPKYVTKTPTPTPKQTPIPIRYEPPTPRPFEKVVITSPPQIQYHTPQVPAVVIPKQPVTVPYKPVTRPPTVYVEPKVTPRPSPPLHVPSISISDQSCVCNADKTHSSKSTLTSTTSTTTTTNSYPNPASVDFNKQFSGFNGQANFGSIINAMSLTQLPVIPQAPGQPAFYPPDKIPKGAIIALMPVVILPQEYYSNCDENSINQHSNIDPFPLGVQPGTSFSLHAVLTGSAPKDQCMCPCSCTQNLPGRLHKKREASDAEAPVEVKPEAAAASEEVKVLVDPIPAASEEVKVKVEPVAAAPEVEPKPAASEEVKVQAEPVPAASEEAKVKVEPVPAASEEIKSKAEPVPAASEEVKVKVEPQAEKILADPKPEIKATSETN, translated from the exons GCCGTCGCTTGCATCTTGATGCAATGCGTCTACTCTGCAAAGTTCGATGAACAGAACCGTCGTCTTATTCTCGATATTGACGACCAAAAGACAACGAACCGTCAATACTATTCGTCAAACATTGACACAA ATGCCTATCGATATGGCTACGATGTCGGCAAGACCGGCAACTTCCATCACGAGACCCGTGGTCCCGATGGGGTTACCTACGGCTGCTACGGCCtgatcgatccctatcacctGCTCCGGGCAACACACTATGTGGCCGATGCCCATGGTTACCGCACCGTGGAGCCGGAGAAGCCGGTGGAGACCTTCCCGCCTCATCTGTTCAACGAGACCGACGGTAAACCCTCGCTGCCGGGCATCCTGCTGCAGTGGGAGGAactgtacttccccattgggTGTGGAAAGTTTGCGAATGGCGCCCAACACGGGGTGCCATTCTTCCTCGAAGAC TTCAAAAACAAGGCCGGTAGCAACGATGCGATACCATCGTTCTCGGCCAACACAATTGTGATCAAGGGCTCCGACCAGAAGAGTCTGCCCATCCACAAGCCCACCGGTCCGCTGGTGCCCCAGGGTACGGGGATCTTTGGCACGGACAAGGGTCATTCGGATCTCAGCCATCCCGGCGATCAGGCGCCGTCCTTCCATTCGGTGAACACCCTGCTACCGGGCAGCAATA ATGATGGCCAGTACGTGCCTGATAGTAATCCCTATGTGCATGTGATTGGACCCAATGGAGGAAATGGAGGCAATGGAGGCAGCGGCTCTGGCGGCGGTTTCGGTGGAAATGGAGGATTTGGAGGCGCTGGCGGTTTCGGACCCAACGGGCCAGGCGGTCCCAACGGGCCAGGTGGTCCCAATGGACCCAATGGACCCAAGGGACCAAATGGACCGAACGGACCTCCGGGACCACCCGGCGGTTTGGGTCCGGTCGGCGCGGGAGGAGGAGCCTCAGGAAAACCGGTCTATCAGGATGGCGATCGCACTGGCACAGGCAGCGGTTCCGGAATTGGTTCCGGTGATCGTTACACAACCGGTGATCGTTACAAAACCGGAAACGGTGGCGGTGTCGGTTCCGGCGATCGTTACACAACCGGAAACGGTGGCGGTGTCGGTTCCGGCGATCGTTACTCAACCGGAAACGGTGGCGGTGTCGGTTCCGGCGATCGTTACTCAACCGGAAACGGTGGCGGTGTCGGTTCCGGTGATCGTTACACCACCGGAAACGGTGGCGGTGTCGGTTCCGGTGATCGTTACACCACCGGAAACGGTGGCGGTGTCGGAACCGGTGATCGTTACACCACCGGAAATGGTGGTCGCTATACCACCGGAAATGGTGGCGGCGTCGGTGGCGATCGCACCGGAACCGGAAGCGGTTTCGGAATCAGTGCCGGTCAGTATCGTCCGGATAACGAGGGAACCTACACGAGCACCTACACGCAGACAGAGACCGGTTTTCCTGGGGCCATTCCATATCATCCAG ATAACGGTAAATATAACGACAACAGCGGACGCTATAACG GTATTAACGATGGTCGGTATTATCACGATGATTCGGGCAAATATGTTCACGTTGAAGGCCCCACTGGACCACCGGCACCCCCATATGTCCATATTGTTGGACCCGAAGGCGGATACGGCGGCAATGGCGGCAAAGGAGACGGCGGCGGCGTAGGCCCCGGCGGCCCAGGCGGACCTAAGGGACCTGGCG GCCCCAAGGGACCCAATGGACCTAACGGACCTCCCGGTCCTCCCGGCCCACCCGGACCACCTG GACCTCCCGGACCCAAGGGACCTACTAAGCCCGGACCTTTCGGACCTCCGGGACCACCCG GCCCACCTGGACCAACCCGTCCTGGACCTTATGGACCTCCCGGCCCACCCGGCCCCACTCGTCCCGGACCCCCCGGCCCACCCGGTCCCACTCGTCCCGGACCTCCCGGACCACCCGGCCCCACTCGTCCCGGCCCACCAG GACCTTCTCCCAACGATCCCCGTTACTCGGACAAGGAAACGCCCGGCTACCTGCCACCTCAGCAACCGGGTAAAATCTCCAAACCACCTCCATCCTACTCACAAGTCATTGAAATTGAACcaccaaaatcagtttttaaGCCGAATTACGAACACAacaatgattatgttattaagAAAGTAACCGTAACGACAAAGCCACCACTAACCTATATTCCACCTTCTTTCCCAATCACTCCGAAACCCTATGCTCCCGTTCCCGCTCCTGTTCCTCAACCTCAACCACAACCGCCATCCCAAAAAATAACGACGACGATCGTACAGCCAAAGCCAAAGGTCCCGGCTATCATTATTGAGAAGGATAAGCCACATAAGAGCGTTACGACACCGCCAGTGACAACGGGTAATATTGAAAACCACACTTACctaccaccaccaccaccgaCTCCGAAATACGTGACCAAGACCCCGACTCCGACTCCAAAACAGACTCCCATTCCGATTCGTTATGAACCCCCGACACCAAGACCATTCGAAAAGGTGGTGATTACCTCACCGCCACAAATCCAATACCATACGCCACAGGTCCCCGCCGTGGTTATACCCAAACAACCCGTGACTGTTCCCTACAAACCCGTGACACGACCTCCAACCGTTTACGTTGAACCCAAAGTAACGCCACGTCCCTCTCCCCCATTGCATGTGCCATCGATATCGATCAGCGATCAGTCCTGTGTTTGTAACGCCGATAAGACGCACTCATCGAAAAGCACCCTTACCTCAACCAcaagcaccaccaccaccacgaACTCCTATCCCAATCCCGCCTCCGTTGACTTTAACAAACAATTTTCCGGCTTCAATGGACAAGCAAACTTCGGCAGCATAATAAACGCCATGTCACTGACCCAATTGCCGGTGATACCTCAGGCCCCTGGCCAGCCGGCCTTCTATCCGCCGGATAAGATCCCCAAGGGAGCTATTATCGCACTAATGCCCGTGGTGATCCTGCCGCAGGAGTACTATTCCAATTGTGATGAGAATTCGATTAACCAACACTCGAACATCGATCCCTTCCCGCTGGGCGTTCAACCAGGTACATCCTTTAGCCTTCATGCGGTGCTGACGGGTTCGGCGCCCAAGGATCAATGCATGTGCCCATGCTCATGCACCCAGAATCTACCGGGAAGATTACACAAGAAACGCGAAGCCAGCGATGCTGAGGCTCCAGTGGAGGTTAAGCCCGAAGCTGCTGCTGCCTCCGAGGAGGTGAAAGTCCTGGTCGATCCCATTCCAGCCGCCTCGGAAGAGGTCAAGGTTAAGGTCGAACCTGTGGCCGCAGCCCCAGAGGTTGAACCCAAGCCCGCAGCCTCCGAAGAGGTCAAAGTACAGGCCGAACCCGTTCCAGCAGCCTCCGAAGAGGCCAAGGTAAAGGTTGAACCCGTTCCAGCAGCCTCCGAAGAGATCAAATCAAAGGCTGAACCCGTTCCAGCAGCCTCCGAAGAGGTGAAAGTAAAGGTTGAACCCCAAGCAGAGAAAATCCTGGCTGACCCAAAACCAGAAATCAAGGCGACTAGCGAAACGAACTAA
- the frm gene encoding uncharacterized protein frm isoform X3 has product MARAALCMAVACILMQCVYSAKFDEQNRRLILDIDDQKTTNRQYYSSNIDTNNGKYNDNSGRYNGINDGRYYHDDSGKYVHVEGPTGPPAPPYVHIVGPEGGYGGNGGKGDGGGVGPGGPGGPKGPGGPKGPNGPNGPPGPPGPPGPPGPPGPKGPTKPGPFGPPGPPGPPGPTRPGPYGPPGPPGPTRPGPPGPPGPTRPGPPGPPGPTRPGPPGPSPNDPRYSDKETPGYLPPQQPGKISKPPPSYSQVIEIEPPKSVFKPNYEHNNDYVIKKVTVTTKPPLTYIPPSFPITPKPYAPVPAPVPQPQPQPPSQKITTTIVQPKPKVPAIIIEKDKPHKSVTTPPVTTGNIENHTYLPPPPPTPKYVTKTPTPTPKQTPIPIRYEPPTPRPFEKVVITSPPQIQYHTPQVPAVVIPKQPVTVPYKPVTRPPTVYVEPKVTPRPSPPLHVPSISISDQSCVCNADKTHSSKSTLTSTTSTTTTTNSYPNPASVDFNKQFSGFNGQANFGSIINAMSLTQLPVIPQAPGQPAFYPPDKIPKGAIIALMPVVILPQEYYSNCDENSINQHSNIDPFPLGVQPGTSFSLHAVLTGSAPKDQCMCPCSCTQNLPGRLHKKREASDAEAPVEVKPEAAAASEEVKVLVDPIPAASEEVKVKVEPVAAAPEVEPKPAASEEVKVQAEPVPAASEEAKVKVEPVPAASEEIKSKAEPVPAASEEVKVKVEPQAEKILADPKPEIKATSETN; this is encoded by the exons GCCGTCGCTTGCATCTTGATGCAATGCGTCTACTCTGCAAAGTTCGATGAACAGAACCGTCGTCTTATTCTCGATATTGACGACCAAAAGACAACGAACCGTCAATACTATTCGTCAAACATTGACACAA ATAACGGTAAATATAACGACAACAGCGGACGCTATAACG GTATTAACGATGGTCGGTATTATCACGATGATTCGGGCAAATATGTTCACGTTGAAGGCCCCACTGGACCACCGGCACCCCCATATGTCCATATTGTTGGACCCGAAGGCGGATACGGCGGCAATGGCGGCAAAGGAGACGGCGGCGGCGTAGGCCCCGGCGGCCCAGGCGGACCTAAGGGACCTGGCG GCCCCAAGGGACCCAATGGACCTAACGGACCTCCCGGTCCTCCCGGCCCACCCGGACCACCTG GACCTCCCGGACCCAAGGGACCTACTAAGCCCGGACCTTTCGGACCTCCGGGACCACCCG GCCCACCTGGACCAACCCGTCCTGGACCTTATGGACCTCCCGGCCCACCCGGCCCCACTCGTCCCGGACCCCCCGGCCCACCCGGTCCCACTCGTCCCGGACCTCCCGGACCACCCGGCCCCACTCGTCCCGGCCCACCAG GACCTTCTCCCAACGATCCCCGTTACTCGGACAAGGAAACGCCCGGCTACCTGCCACCTCAGCAACCGGGTAAAATCTCCAAACCACCTCCATCCTACTCACAAGTCATTGAAATTGAACcaccaaaatcagtttttaaGCCGAATTACGAACACAacaatgattatgttattaagAAAGTAACCGTAACGACAAAGCCACCACTAACCTATATTCCACCTTCTTTCCCAATCACTCCGAAACCCTATGCTCCCGTTCCCGCTCCTGTTCCTCAACCTCAACCACAACCGCCATCCCAAAAAATAACGACGACGATCGTACAGCCAAAGCCAAAGGTCCCGGCTATCATTATTGAGAAGGATAAGCCACATAAGAGCGTTACGACACCGCCAGTGACAACGGGTAATATTGAAAACCACACTTACctaccaccaccaccaccgaCTCCGAAATACGTGACCAAGACCCCGACTCCGACTCCAAAACAGACTCCCATTCCGATTCGTTATGAACCCCCGACACCAAGACCATTCGAAAAGGTGGTGATTACCTCACCGCCACAAATCCAATACCATACGCCACAGGTCCCCGCCGTGGTTATACCCAAACAACCCGTGACTGTTCCCTACAAACCCGTGACACGACCTCCAACCGTTTACGTTGAACCCAAAGTAACGCCACGTCCCTCTCCCCCATTGCATGTGCCATCGATATCGATCAGCGATCAGTCCTGTGTTTGTAACGCCGATAAGACGCACTCATCGAAAAGCACCCTTACCTCAACCAcaagcaccaccaccaccacgaACTCCTATCCCAATCCCGCCTCCGTTGACTTTAACAAACAATTTTCCGGCTTCAATGGACAAGCAAACTTCGGCAGCATAATAAACGCCATGTCACTGACCCAATTGCCGGTGATACCTCAGGCCCCTGGCCAGCCGGCCTTCTATCCGCCGGATAAGATCCCCAAGGGAGCTATTATCGCACTAATGCCCGTGGTGATCCTGCCGCAGGAGTACTATTCCAATTGTGATGAGAATTCGATTAACCAACACTCGAACATCGATCCCTTCCCGCTGGGCGTTCAACCAGGTACATCCTTTAGCCTTCATGCGGTGCTGACGGGTTCGGCGCCCAAGGATCAATGCATGTGCCCATGCTCATGCACCCAGAATCTACCGGGAAGATTACACAAGAAACGCGAAGCCAGCGATGCTGAGGCTCCAGTGGAGGTTAAGCCCGAAGCTGCTGCTGCCTCCGAGGAGGTGAAAGTCCTGGTCGATCCCATTCCAGCCGCCTCGGAAGAGGTCAAGGTTAAGGTCGAACCTGTGGCCGCAGCCCCAGAGGTTGAACCCAAGCCCGCAGCCTCCGAAGAGGTCAAAGTACAGGCCGAACCCGTTCCAGCAGCCTCCGAAGAGGCCAAGGTAAAGGTTGAACCCGTTCCAGCAGCCTCCGAAGAGATCAAATCAAAGGCTGAACCCGTTCCAGCAGCCTCCGAAGAGGTGAAAGTAAAGGTTGAACCCCAAGCAGAGAAAATCCTGGCTGACCCAAAACCAGAAATCAAGGCGACTAGCGAAACGAACTAA